The Tistrella mobilis genome window below encodes:
- a CDS encoding LysR family transcriptional regulator, giving the protein MSDDDLTRIDLNLLVVFSALIETGSVTRAAERLRSSQPAVSRSLARLRELFDDPLLIKSGKEMVPTPRALALKGPVAAALGDIRRLFKPAGFDPVTDRRRFRVSSTDYGVLSVLAPVMGELAATPNIEIAVDPLTDDDHQKLASGALDMVIIGRTPERPELYRRRLFTERRACLVRQGHPITSDPDVMAGRPPTIDACLAWPHVVITVLGDLTGSHVARQLRRLDKRRQVAVQMPYFSVAPLLIEQSDALLILPERAAKRFAEARGLVMFEAPEVFGTFDYWLVWHERARRDPALHWLIERITATVGDPPCG; this is encoded by the coding sequence ATGTCCGACGACGACCTGACCCGGATCGACCTCAACCTTCTGGTCGTGTTCTCGGCGCTGATCGAGACCGGCAGCGTGACACGTGCCGCCGAGCGTTTGCGATCCAGCCAGCCTGCTGTCAGCCGCTCGCTGGCGCGGCTGCGGGAGCTGTTCGATGATCCGCTGCTGATCAAATCCGGCAAGGAGATGGTGCCCACGCCCCGGGCGCTGGCGCTGAAGGGGCCGGTCGCGGCGGCGCTGGGCGACATCCGGCGGCTGTTCAAGCCGGCCGGCTTCGACCCCGTGACCGATCGCCGGCGCTTCCGGGTATCGTCGACCGATTACGGCGTGCTGTCGGTGCTGGCGCCGGTGATGGGCGAGCTTGCCGCCACCCCCAATATCGAGATCGCCGTCGACCCTTTGACCGACGACGATCATCAAAAACTGGCGTCGGGCGCGCTCGACATGGTGATCATCGGCCGCACGCCGGAGCGGCCGGAGCTGTACCGGCGCCGGCTGTTCACCGAGCGCCGTGCCTGTCTGGTGCGCCAGGGCCATCCGATCACCAGCGATCCCGATGTCATGGCCGGCCGGCCGCCCACCATCGATGCCTGCCTTGCCTGGCCGCATGTGGTGATCACGGTGCTGGGCGATCTGACCGGCAGCCATGTGGCGCGTCAGCTGCGCCGTCTGGACAAGCGGCGGCAGGTGGCGGTGCAGATGCCGTATTTCTCGGTGGCGCCGCTTCTGATCGAGCAGTCGGATGCGCTGCTGATCCTGCCGGAACGTGCGGCGAAACGCTTCGCCGAGGCTCGCGGTCTGGTCATGTTCGAGGCGCCGGAGGTGTTCGGCACCTTCGACTACTGGCTGGTCTGGCATGAACGCGCCCGCCGGGACCCGGCGCTCCATTGGCTCATTGAGCGCATAACCGCCACCGTTGGTGATCCGCCATGCGGATAA
- a CDS encoding DUF2218 domain-containing protein encodes MTTIFEASVTTPLARRYMTQLARHWSHRFAVESDAVSARIPFSGTSCCVMQASEDRLGIVVEAEDAETSEQLTGVVADHLNRFAFKDPLTITWSRRA; translated from the coding sequence ATGACCACGATCTTCGAAGCCTCGGTCACGACGCCGCTGGCGCGGCGTTACATGACCCAGCTCGCCAGACACTGGAGCCACCGCTTCGCCGTCGAATCTGATGCCGTGTCGGCCCGGATCCCGTTCTCGGGGACCAGCTGCTGCGTGATGCAGGCGTCGGAAGACCGGCTCGGGATCGTGGTCGAGGCAGAGGATGCCGAGACGTCTGAGCAGTTGACCGGTGTGGTGGCCGATCATCTGAACCGTTTCGCCTTCAAGGACCCGCTCACCATCACCTGGAGCCGCCGGGCATGA
- a CDS encoding TonB-dependent receptor domain-containing protein — translation MTDRRGRRARWRATTTTAGMAMAGMMVSMAAEAQERMAVELDQMVVSATRTEEEARTAPASVTVVDGEDLKAYPVSDLTEAIRDIPGISLTAGSQGRRQISIRGMDPSFTLILVDGKRVNSTESVFRHNDFDIGAIPVAAIDRIEVVRGGMSALYGSEAMGGVVNIITRPAARHWTGSVDLGVDMPTEGDRGTEARTSFFLSGPLVEEKLAVTVTGTVDRREIWNGLDGGAVTDGNGNPVTRPNGTVVNRSDLATLEGREDYQGRVKFTLTPDDDQKIEAEYGQSRQTRFGEYYISGWGDADAVVKRRDMGVSHEGDWDWGTTFVRAYSETSETAEDSIRQENRVIEGNVSLPFDRHTLVTGAEARWIELKSPDEFDSGRAETDAQAFYLQDEFRLTDEIKLLAGGRLDEDKYFGTHFTPRGYAVWTPTREITVKGGVSTGFKAPTLRQLTEDSRTSSCRGSCYIKGNPDLKPEESVNYELSAGYDTGTWGATVTVFQNDIENLIETPRGNGVTPVGQENGRNVFVPVNISEARIRGIEADAYTMLWDFGRLSANWTWLDPRNEMTGAVLDNRPKHTINGKLDWFVSDEVTAYTRATYTGRQRSGTLTLDPYTVVDLGADWMINETFSVRGGVLNLADSRTDDPDDAYAFVERGRTVFVGASARF, via the coding sequence ATGACGGATCGCCGCGGACGGCGCGCGCGCTGGCGCGCCACCACCACGACGGCCGGTATGGCTATGGCGGGCATGATGGTGTCGATGGCCGCCGAAGCGCAGGAGCGGATGGCGGTGGAGCTGGACCAGATGGTGGTTTCCGCCACCCGCACCGAGGAAGAGGCGCGTACTGCGCCGGCCTCGGTGACCGTGGTCGACGGCGAGGATCTGAAGGCCTATCCGGTCTCGGACCTGACCGAGGCGATCCGCGACATTCCGGGCATCAGCCTGACCGCCGGCAGCCAGGGCCGCCGGCAGATCAGTATTCGCGGCATGGATCCCTCTTTCACCCTGATCCTGGTCGACGGCAAGCGGGTCAACTCGACCGAATCCGTCTTCCGCCACAATGACTTCGACATCGGTGCCATCCCGGTTGCCGCCATCGACCGGATCGAGGTGGTGCGCGGCGGCATGTCGGCGCTCTACGGCTCGGAAGCGATGGGCGGCGTGGTGAACATCATCACCAGGCCGGCCGCACGGCACTGGACCGGCAGCGTCGATCTGGGTGTCGACATGCCGACGGAGGGCGACCGCGGCACCGAGGCCCGGACCAGCTTCTTCCTGTCGGGGCCGCTGGTCGAAGAAAAGCTCGCCGTCACCGTGACCGGCACCGTCGACCGCCGTGAGATCTGGAACGGGCTGGATGGCGGTGCGGTGACCGACGGCAACGGCAACCCGGTCACCCGCCCGAATGGCACGGTCGTGAACCGGTCCGATCTCGCCACGCTCGAAGGCCGCGAGGACTATCAGGGTCGGGTGAAGTTCACCCTCACGCCCGATGACGATCAGAAGATCGAGGCCGAATACGGCCAGTCGCGCCAGACCCGCTTCGGCGAGTACTACATCAGCGGTTGGGGCGACGCCGACGCGGTGGTGAAGCGCCGCGATATGGGGGTGTCGCATGAGGGCGACTGGGATTGGGGGACCACCTTCGTCCGCGCCTATTCCGAGACATCAGAGACCGCGGAAGACAGCATCCGCCAGGAGAACCGGGTGATTGAGGGCAATGTCTCGCTGCCCTTCGACCGCCACACCCTGGTGACGGGTGCCGAGGCGCGGTGGATCGAGCTCAAATCGCCGGACGAGTTCGACAGCGGCCGGGCCGAAACCGATGCCCAGGCGTTTTATCTTCAGGACGAGTTTCGTCTGACCGACGAGATCAAGCTGCTCGCGGGCGGGCGCCTGGACGAGGACAAGTATTTCGGCACCCATTTCACGCCCCGCGGCTATGCCGTCTGGACCCCGACGCGCGAGATCACCGTCAAGGGTGGCGTCTCCACGGGTTTCAAGGCGCCGACCCTGCGTCAGCTGACCGAGGATTCGCGCACCTCGTCCTGCCGGGGCAGCTGCTACATCAAGGGCAATCCGGATCTGAAGCCCGAAGAGAGCGTGAACTATGAACTCTCTGCCGGCTATGACACCGGCACCTGGGGTGCGACCGTCACCGTGTTCCAGAACGATATCGAGAATCTGATCGAGACTCCACGCGGCAACGGCGTGACCCCGGTCGGCCAGGAGAACGGCCGCAATGTCTTCGTTCCCGTGAATATCAGTGAAGCGCGCATCCGGGGCATCGAAGCCGACGCCTACACAATGCTCTGGGATTTCGGCCGGCTGTCGGCGAACTGGACCTGGCTCGATCCGCGCAACGAGATGACCGGTGCCGTGCTCGACAACCGGCCCAAGCACACGATCAACGGCAAGCTCGACTGGTTCGTGTCTGACGAGGTGACCGCCTATACCCGTGCCACCTATACCGGCCGCCAGCGGTCGGGAACCCTGACCCTCGACCCCTATACCGTCGTCGACCTCGGCGCCGACTGGATGATCAACGAGACCTTCTCGGTGCGCGGCGGCGTGCTGAACCTGGCCGACAGCCGCACCGACGACCCGGACGATGCCTATGCCTTCGTCGAACGCGGCCGGACCGTGTTCGTCGGCGCCTCGGCGCGCTTCTGA